CAGGTGGTATAGAAATGCAAATGCGTTGAGCACCTCATTTGTTAGTTTTGGTTCACGAGAAGAAAGCCAGTGTGCCTGAAGGTGTTCGTAAATAATGGATACTTCATCATGAATTTCGTAACGTGGGCAAGTTTTCATTGGAATCTCATCATTCGGGTTTTGGCGTTGATGTTCCTGATACTCCGCAAATGTTTCGCAAAACCGTCCAATAGCGTAGGCATATGATTGACGAATTATATCTTGTTTGATTGAACCCAATGTAGGTAAAATGAGCCCAAGGATCGGTTTTATGTACGGCACAGTATCCATGTTTGACGTTGCCAGAGCGCCAATTGACTGCATTAAGATAAAATTGGCCACTACGTTCTGTTCCAAGTGCTTCAAAAAAATCTCCATTATCTCTTTACAATATTGCCGTCCGACTGCTACCAGAATTTCGCGACAAGGGTTCTGTATGTTGGTAGTGTGATCGTtgatttttgttatttccGTGATGCTGTACTGGATACATTTCGAAGCAGTAGACTGGTGGATATTGTCGATGAAATTCATTGCGATGTAAGAGAGAACTCTGAAACGAATGTATGTTAATGTTAGATAAGTGTTAAATGCGTTCAATGCTCTGCTAATTTCAAACTTGATTTATCAACCTTAACTTGGTGTACATTAGTACCAAAATTTCAAGAGTTATGCTCTTTAAATACAAATTGCAGTAACAGTCATTGTAACagtaaaataaatgtaatCAGCGTCATCACAATCATTAAAACAGTTTAAATCAACTTCTCTCTTATTGTCAAAAAATCACAAGAAACTCCGAATTTTACAGGTATGCACGAGTAATCGGCAAAATGACATTATATCATTTCTAACTCATTataacaatgttttattttgaacttACCTTAGAATTATTATCGTTTGTGTATCACTGAGCTTGGCATGAGTTTTTCTGTAATTACAGAACACTTCTACGATTTCGTCGTGTCGTCGCTTAGCAATTCTTAATAGAGCGGCTTCTGTAGTAATGCGCAGTACTTCCTCTTTGTCATTCAAGCTGTCCAAAAGGCTATTGATAATAGCTAACGAAATATGCATTATGGTTTATTTCTTTATGTATAAACGACAATAAAGAAAACGAAGCCCTTGTCgaatattaaattatttgaatCGAAATCAATGACAATTTAACAAATGATCTAATGGAAGTTTGTATGCGATCGTTCACCACTGAACACTGACGATGATCTCACTGTTTCATTGAAGCATCACTGTAATCGCTCAAACTCATATGATTAAATTATGTGAAACATATTATTCTTTCGTTTTAGTTCCAATCATACCATAGCTGATAAGCAATGAAGAAATCAGCATAAGAAACCGGTGTCAAATTTCACTTACCGATTAGATTGTGGTCTTGCTTGATAACCGCCAAACATGTCTTGTTACTTTCGTTATTTAGTGGTTCGTGGTGTTCCATATTAGAGTTATAATAAACAACGGAAATATGGAAATTGATGCAATCTACACGGTTTTTGCCTTTTCAGATTGTAAGGTTAGATTATGAACGAACCAAGCAGTACTGCCTTGCACCAGTCCTTTGATTGTGAGCAAGTAAACTTGGATATGAAAAGGTAGCAAATGTAATGAGATTACTTATAGTGGTAATTTTGTGTACTATCTTGGTTGCTGAAacctttttttaaacaacCCTTGATGTGTTTATATATTTTGCGACTGATTTCTATGCAATACTTCAACTACAAAGGCAAACGTCACATTCAGCTGATTACTGGGAAAAACTCTACACTACCGACTGTCAAACAGAGATTAACGGGTGTACATTTGTGGAGAGTTTGAATGCCATTACGGCAGAGCAGAAGAATTTGAAAAGGAAATTCGTTATAGCATTTGCAAAAtcgcaaaatcaacaacacaccaaatattttttttcaacataatTACTCGTTGAAAACTTACATACATTTTAAAGGTCGAACGAACATAACTTCTTCCGTGAAGTGAGTGAGCATGCAATccaatttttagtttttagaGTTGAAGTGAAAGGAGATCAACCACACATTTCAATCATATCCATCAGCTGTATGATTCTAGTTCTTGAGACCACTATTAAGGTTTATGTAGGCCACATTGCcagatataaaaaaaaacaataaatactcATATTTTATATGATAAGACAGTAGTTGAGTTTGAATGTATAGTAGAAAGCAGGTAAAACGTATaggaaattattttaattacatcATTCaatcattaattttatttctcaaaAGCAGCGCATTATATAATAGTACAATAATAACCTTTCAGAATTTTTATTCACTGTCTTATATAACTCTATTTTTTCCACCTTTGCGTGAGCTGTATGTACaatcgtttattttgttttttatacGTTATATATTAGCACAAATAATAAACTTTCAGAATTGTCATCAATTAGACTTTTTATGCCTTTCTGGTCATTCTTCTCAGTATTAAGTGCAGTACCAGTACCGTTTAATCCGCATTTCCGTTAACTTCGCTGCGTAAGTAAGATAATAAAGTTCTTTGGTTATGCTCGAAAATCataaccagaaaaaaaaatcagaaaattttgttttcagcTCATGTTGCAGGCGACGATACATCATCGATTTGACTCTCGggaattttttgtttactagTCTCCAATTGCTCACCAGCTAATACACGTTGTATTTCATTTAAAgattttccttttgtttccGGTACCATCAAATAAACAAAGACGGTGCCTAGCAGTGAAAGTCCAGAGAAAAGCCAGAAAACTCCTGCCTCGCCCATACCATCGGTAAGGTTAGTGAATATTTTTGTCACAAGAAACGCAAGCAACCAATTGAAGACCCCCGCAATTGGACTAGCAAACGCTTTCACATTATTAGCGAATAGTTCACCAATCATTAACCATGGCACTGGGCCGAAGCCAATCGAGAACATGGCAATAAACATACATACTGCCAGTACTGCCAGCCAGCTCAGATCGGCCACTTTGGATGGATCATCTTGCTTGAGCTGGAAATACACAGCCAAGAGTATCGTTGAGACCGCCATCATGAAGTCCGAAACAATCAATAGAATCCTTCGACCAACTTTATCCACTACAATCGACGCAACCAACGTAGCAACAACTTGAATTCCACCAACTATGACGCTAGCCGAGGTCATATCTTCATCGCCGTTAGCACTTTTGAAAATTGCTGCATTATAGAAAATAACCGCATTGATCCCTGACAGTTGCTGGAAAAACATAAGCCCCAGAGAAATTACCAATGCCCTAATAGTCGCTTTTTGGCGAAACGCATCCAGTATTGTAATAGCTTCAGCTTTCAGCTTAGCATCTTCTTGTTTCATGTCTTCCATTTCAGCGTTTTCGTCGTAGTGTGAACCTCGAAGCCATTTTAATGACTGGGAGGCTTCGCTGTACTGACCTTTCTCGATCTGCAAATGAATTGATGTTTACAGTTAACAAATGGTCCATGCATAAAATGCTCCGGGATTTATACTTACATAATAGTAGGGGCTTTCGGGCAtgaagaaaaatattaatccAAATACTAGAGGTATTACACCGCAAATAATACTTAAAACCTGCACATTTACGCCAGAACCGACAGCGTAGACGAACAGAATTCCTACAGTTACCATTAGTTGGAAGAACGTTCCAAGAGTGCCACGAATGGACGGC
This window of the Anopheles cruzii chromosome X, idAnoCruzAS_RS32_06, whole genome shotgun sequence genome carries:
- the LOC128272350 gene encoding facilitated trehalose transporter Tret1-2 homolog isoform X1 yields the protein MSENTETTPLIRPADYRIQHNEADMSTIVVNNVSGESGRKLPQFIAGLAASGGALAAGTFLGWTNPTEAPLTMENEYGFPVSTETFSWIGSISNLGAALMCFPIGYMMKIIGRKWSMLSMVLPLVLGWLLIIFAENVAMLLVGRLFLGIGGGAFCVAAPTYTAEIAQPSIRGTLGTFFQLMVTVGILFVYAVGSGVNVQVLSIICGVIPLVFGLIFFFMPESPYYYIEKGQYSEASQSLKWLRGSHYDENAEMEDMKQEDAKLKAEAITILDAFRQKATIRALVISLGLMFFQQLSGINAVIFYNAAIFKSANGDEDMTSASVIVGGIQVVATLVASIVVDKVGRRILLIVSDFMMAVSTILLAVYFQLKQDDPSKVADLSWLAVLAVCMFIAMFSIGFGPVPWLMIGELFANNVKAFASPIAGVFNWLLAFLVTKIFTNLTDGMGEAGVFWLFSGLSLLGTVFVYLMVPETKGKSLNEIQRVLAGEQLETSKQKIPESQIDDVSSPAT
- the LOC128272350 gene encoding facilitated trehalose transporter Tret1 isoform X2, whose protein sequence is MSTIVVNNVSGESGRKLPQFIAGLAASGGALAAGTFLGWTNPTEAPLTMENEYGFPVSTETFSWIGSISNLGAALMCFPIGYMMKIIGRKWSMLSMVLPLVLGWLLIIFAENVAMLLVGRLFLGIGGGAFCVAAPTYTAEIAQPSIRGTLGTFFQLMVTVGILFVYAVGSGVNVQVLSIICGVIPLVFGLIFFFMPESPYYYIEKGQYSEASQSLKWLRGSHYDENAEMEDMKQEDAKLKAEAITILDAFRQKATIRALVISLGLMFFQQLSGINAVIFYNAAIFKSANGDEDMTSASVIVGGIQVVATLVASIVVDKVGRRILLIVSDFMMAVSTILLAVYFQLKQDDPSKVADLSWLAVLAVCMFIAMFSIGFGPVPWLMIGELFANNVKAFASPIAGVFNWLLAFLVTKIFTNLTDGMGEAGVFWLFSGLSLLGTVFVYLMVPETKGKSLNEIQRVLAGEQLETSKQKIPESQIDDVSSPAT